A single genomic interval of Celeribacter indicus harbors:
- the purL gene encoding phosphoribosylformylglycinamidine synthase subunit PurL produces MTEPAITEEIIAAHGLKPEEYARILRILNREPSFTELGIFSAMWNEHCSYKSSKKHLRTLPTTGPQVICGPGENAGVVDIGDGQAVVFKMESHNHPSYIEPYQGAATGVGGILRDVFTMGARPVAAMNSLSFGTKEHRKTRQLVHGVVEGVGGYGNCFGVPTVGGEVRFHAAYNGNCLVNAFAAGLADADRIFYSAASGVGMPVVYLGAKTGRDGVGGATMASAEFDDTIEEKRPTVQVGDPFTEKRLMEATLELMQTGAVISIQDMGAAGLTCSAVEMGDKGGLGIRLDLENVPQRETGMTAYEMMLSESQERMLMVLKPEKEAEARAVFEKWDLDFAIVGETISEDRFLIMHDGRCMADLPLSTLASSAPEYDRPWVPTPVAEPLAEVPQIDPIDGLRGLISSPNYASRGWVYEQYDTQVMADTVRRPGLGAGVIRVHGTEKMLAFTSDVTPRYVRANPVEGGKQAVAEAYRNLTAVGAKPLATTDNLNFGNPEKPEIMGQFVGALDGIGQAVAFLDMPIVSGNVSLYNETDGEAILPTPTIGAVGLIASAGDLIQGQPRPGDIAVLIGETAGHLGQSALLYEVFNREDGDAPHVDLAAEKRNGEFVRANRALFSAVTDLSDGGLALAAFEMAEDAGLGVTLESGDTATLFGEDQARYLVACSFDQAEALMVAAGQAGVPVATVGRFGGDTVRFDGSEAPLSDLSALYRGTFGEIFG; encoded by the coding sequence ATGACCGAACCTGCCATCACCGAAGAGATCATCGCCGCCCATGGCCTCAAGCCGGAGGAATACGCCCGGATCCTGCGTATCCTGAACCGCGAACCGAGCTTCACCGAACTCGGGATCTTTTCGGCGATGTGGAACGAACACTGTTCCTACAAATCCTCGAAGAAACACCTGCGCACCCTGCCCACCACCGGTCCGCAGGTGATCTGCGGCCCCGGCGAGAATGCCGGCGTCGTGGATATCGGCGACGGTCAGGCCGTGGTCTTCAAGATGGAGAGCCACAACCACCCCTCCTATATCGAGCCCTACCAGGGCGCCGCGACCGGCGTCGGCGGCATCCTGCGCGACGTCTTCACCATGGGCGCGCGCCCGGTCGCGGCGATGAATTCGCTCTCCTTCGGCACGAAGGAGCACCGGAAGACCAGGCAGCTCGTCCATGGCGTCGTCGAGGGCGTCGGCGGCTACGGCAACTGTTTCGGCGTGCCGACCGTGGGCGGCGAGGTGCGCTTCCACGCCGCCTATAACGGCAACTGCCTCGTGAACGCCTTTGCCGCCGGCCTGGCGGACGCGGACAGGATTTTCTACTCGGCGGCCTCCGGCGTCGGCATGCCCGTCGTCTACCTCGGCGCGAAGACCGGCCGCGACGGCGTCGGCGGCGCGACGATGGCCTCGGCCGAATTCGACGACACGATCGAGGAGAAGCGCCCCACCGTCCAGGTCGGCGACCCGTTCACCGAGAAACGGCTGATGGAGGCGACGCTCGAACTGATGCAGACCGGCGCGGTGATCTCGATCCAGGACATGGGCGCGGCGGGCCTCACCTGTTCGGCCGTGGAGATGGGCGACAAGGGCGGGCTCGGCATCCGCCTCGATCTCGAGAACGTGCCGCAGCGCGAGACGGGCATGACCGCCTACGAGATGATGCTGTCGGAAAGCCAGGAGCGCATGCTCATGGTGCTCAAGCCCGAGAAGGAGGCCGAGGCCCGCGCCGTGTTCGAGAAATGGGATCTCGATTTCGCCATCGTGGGCGAGACGATTTCGGAGGACCGCTTCCTCATCATGCACGACGGCCGCTGCATGGCCGACCTGCCGCTCTCCACCCTCGCCTCCTCCGCGCCGGAATACGACCGCCCCTGGGTGCCGACGCCGGTGGCGGAGCCGCTTGCCGAGGTGCCGCAGATCGACCCGATCGACGGGCTCAGGGGGCTGATCTCCTCGCCCAACTACGCCTCCAGGGGCTGGGTCTACGAACAATACGACACGCAGGTGATGGCCGACACCGTGCGCCGGCCGGGGCTCGGCGCCGGGGTGATCCGGGTGCACGGCACGGAGAAGATGCTCGCCTTCACCTCCGACGTCACCCCGCGCTACGTGCGCGCCAACCCGGTCGAGGGCGGCAAGCAGGCCGTGGCCGAAGCCTATCGCAACCTCACCGCCGTGGGGGCGAAACCGCTCGCGACCACCGACAACCTCAATTTCGGCAATCCCGAAAAGCCGGAGATCATGGGCCAGTTCGTCGGCGCGCTGGACGGCATCGGCCAGGCGGTCGCCTTCCTCGACATGCCGATCGTCTCCGGCAACGTGTCGCTCTACAACGAGACCGACGGCGAGGCGATCCTGCCCACGCCCACGATCGGCGCGGTCGGCCTCATCGCCTCCGCCGGGGATCTCATCCAGGGCCAGCCGCGGCCGGGCGACATCGCCGTGCTGATCGGCGAGACCGCCGGCCACCTCGGCCAGTCCGCCCTGCTTTACGAGGTGTTCAACCGCGAGGACGGCGACGCGCCGCATGTGGATCTCGCCGCCGAGAAGCGCAACGGCGAGTTCGTCCGCGCCAACCGCGCGCTCTTTTCCGCCGTCACCGACCTCTCCGACGGCGGCCTCGCGCTTGCCGCCTTCGAGATGGCCGAGGATGCCGGCCTCGGCGTCACGCTGGAGAGCGGCGACACCGCGACGCTCTTCGGAGAGGACCAGGCGCGCTATCTCGTCGCCTGCTCCTTCGACCAGGCCGAGGCGCTGATGGTCGCCGCCGGCCAGGCGGGCGTGCCCGTCGCCACGGTCGGCCGGTTCGGCGGCGACACGGTGAGGTTCGACGGCTCGGAGGCGCCGCTGTCCGACCTGTCCGCCCTCTACCGCGGCACCTTCGGCGAGATCTTCGGCTGA
- a CDS encoding DUF1127 domain-containing protein, with translation MTMFLSLRTAARKRAAYRRTLAELDALPARTKADLALDHGRACALARAAVYG, from the coding sequence ATGACCATGTTCCTCTCCCTGCGAACCGCCGCCCGGAAACGCGCCGCCTATCGGCGCACGCTGGCCGAGCTCGACGCCCTGCCCGCCCGCACGAAGGCCGATCTGGCCCTCGACCATGGCCGCGCCTGCGCCCTCGCGCGCGCCGCGGTCTACGGCTGA
- a CDS encoding CBS domain-containing protein produces the protein MLVGQILKNKSIAETITIAPDKTLGEAAEVLSERRIGALIVATRPAVPEGILSERDIVREIGRAGPEALTHKVSDYMTAKLVTCAPEDTALAVLEKMSAGRFRHMPVMEGDRMIGLVSIGDVVQARLEQLAMENDALEGMIMGH, from the coding sequence ATGCTCGTTGGACAGATACTGAAGAACAAGTCGATCGCGGAGACCATCACGATCGCACCGGACAAGACGCTGGGTGAGGCGGCGGAGGTTCTCTCCGAACGCCGGATCGGGGCGCTGATCGTCGCGACACGGCCGGCGGTGCCCGAAGGCATCCTGTCGGAACGCGACATCGTGCGCGAGATCGGCCGGGCCGGGCCAGAGGCGCTCACGCACAAGGTCTCGGATTACATGACCGCAAAGCTCGTCACCTGCGCGCCGGAGGACACGGCGCTTGCCGTGCTCGAGAAGATGAGCGCGGGCCGGTTCCGCCACATGCCGGTGATGGAGGGGGACAGGATGATCGGCCTTGTCTCCATCGGCGATGTGGTCCAGGCGCGGCTCGAACAGCTCGCGATGGAGAACGACGCGCTCGAAGGGATGATCATGGGCCACTGA
- a CDS encoding BolA family protein translates to MAITAADIEHLIREAFPNARITVQGDDGQHFAAEVVDPSFKGMNRVQQQRAVNAAIRDKLDSGELHALALTTRSPD, encoded by the coding sequence ATGGCCATCACCGCCGCCGATATCGAGCACCTCATCCGTGAGGCTTTCCCGAACGCCCGGATCACCGTCCAGGGCGACGACGGCCAGCATTTCGCCGCCGAGGTGGTGGACCCCTCCTTCAAGGGCATGAATCGTGTGCAGCAACAGCGCGCGGTGAATGCCGCCATCCGCGACAAGCTCGACAGCGGCGAATTGCACGCGCTTGCGCTCACCACCCGTTCGCCGGACTAA
- the gap gene encoding type I glyceraldehyde-3-phosphate dehydrogenase, which produces MAVKVAINGFGRIGRNVLRAIIESGRTDIEVVAINDLGPVETNAHLLQFDSVHGRFPVEVTHGEDSIDVGRGPIKVTAIRNPEELPWADVDIALECTGLFTAKEKAEAHLKNGSKRVLVSAPSAGADKTIVYGVNHAALTPDDLVVSNASCTTNCLAPVAKVLNDELGIVKGFMTTIHSYTGDQPTLDTYHKDLYRARAAALSMIPTSTGAAKAVGLVLPELNGKLDGVAIRVPTPNVSVVDLTFEAARDTSVEEINEKIRAAADGPLKGVLGYTDGKLVSSDFNHDPHSSVFHTDQTKVMEGSMCRILSWYDNEWGFSNRMADTAVAMGKLI; this is translated from the coding sequence ATGGCCGTGAAAGTAGCTATCAACGGATTTGGACGGATCGGACGCAATGTCCTGCGCGCCATCATCGAGTCGGGCCGGACCGACATCGAGGTGGTCGCGATCAACGACCTGGGTCCGGTCGAGACCAACGCCCACCTGCTGCAATTCGACTCGGTGCACGGCCGGTTCCCGGTCGAGGTGACCCATGGCGAGGACAGCATCGACGTCGGCCGCGGCCCGATCAAGGTGACGGCGATCCGCAATCCCGAGGAGCTGCCCTGGGCCGATGTCGATATCGCGCTCGAATGCACCGGCCTCTTCACCGCCAAGGAGAAGGCGGAGGCGCATCTGAAGAATGGCTCGAAGCGCGTCCTCGTCTCCGCCCCCTCGGCCGGCGCGGACAAGACCATCGTCTACGGGGTGAACCACGCGGCGCTGACGCCCGACGACCTTGTCGTCTCGAATGCCTCCTGCACGACGAACTGTCTCGCGCCGGTGGCGAAGGTGCTCAACGACGAGCTCGGCATCGTCAAGGGCTTCATGACCACGATCCACAGCTACACGGGCGACCAGCCGACCCTCGACACCTATCACAAGGATCTCTACCGCGCCCGCGCGGCGGCGCTGTCGATGATCCCGACCTCCACCGGCGCGGCGAAGGCGGTGGGCCTCGTGCTGCCCGAGCTCAACGGCAAGCTCGACGGGGTGGCGATCCGCGTGCCGACGCCGAACGTCTCCGTCGTGGACCTGACCTTCGAGGCGGCGCGCGACACCTCGGTCGAGGAGATCAACGAGAAGATCCGCGCCGCGGCGGACGGCCCGCTCAAGGGCGTCCTCGGCTATACCGACGGCAAGCTCGTCTCCTCGGACTTCAACCACGATCCGCATTCCTCGGTCTTCCACACGGACCAGACCAAGGTGATGGAAGGGTCGATGTGCCGCATCCTGTCCTGGTACGACAACGAATGGGGCTTTTCCAACCGCATGGCGGACACGGCGGTCGCTATGGGCAAGCTGATCTGA
- a CDS encoding LysR family transcriptional regulator — translation MSLNWDDLRVFLAVVRTESLSGAGRLLRIDPATVGRRVARLEEATGTTLFAKSPQGYELTRDGGRLLAHVESAEQAVVLGLEEIAEEGERGLKGVIRVGAPDGCANYVLPRVVARIAAFHPELEVQIIAQPRLFNLSKREVDLVVSVSAPTAGRFLVQKITDYHLSLSAMRPYLHEHPQIATVADLSRHRIVGYVPDLIFDKELDYLEEIGVKRVDYTSNSVSVQLNMIRAGLGVGVVHEFCLPYVPELVRVLPEAVRLRRAFYLVRHEDDRKVERLNRFAEALSEHMRAVVRELEGGA, via the coding sequence ATGAGCCTGAACTGGGACGATCTTCGGGTGTTCCTGGCGGTGGTCCGCACCGAAAGCCTGTCGGGCGCGGGGCGGCTGCTGCGGATCGACCCGGCGACGGTCGGGCGCCGCGTCGCGCGGCTCGAGGAGGCGACGGGCACCACGCTCTTCGCGAAATCGCCGCAGGGCTATGAGCTGACGCGGGACGGCGGGCGTCTGCTCGCCCATGTCGAGAGCGCCGAGCAGGCGGTGGTCCTCGGGCTCGAGGAGATCGCGGAGGAGGGGGAGCGCGGGCTCAAGGGGGTGATCCGCGTCGGTGCGCCCGACGGCTGCGCGAATTACGTGCTGCCGCGGGTCGTCGCCCGAATCGCGGCCTTCCATCCCGAGCTCGAGGTGCAGATCATCGCCCAGCCGCGGCTCTTCAACCTCTCGAAGCGCGAGGTGGACCTCGTCGTGAGCGTGTCGGCGCCGACGGCCGGCCGCTTCCTCGTCCAGAAGATCACCGACTACCATCTGTCGCTTTCCGCGATGCGCCCCTACCTGCACGAGCACCCGCAGATCGCCACGGTGGCGGATCTCTCGCGGCACAGGATCGTGGGATACGTGCCGGACCTGATCTTCGACAAGGAGCTCGACTATCTCGAGGAAATCGGCGTGAAACGGGTCGATTACACGTCGAATTCCGTCTCCGTCCAGCTCAACATGATCCGCGCCGGGCTGGGCGTGGGGGTGGTGCACGAGTTCTGCCTGCCCTATGTGCCCGAGCTCGTGCGCGTGCTGCCCGAGGCGGTGCGGCTGCGGCGCGCCTTCTATCTCGTGCGGCACGAGGACGATCGCAAGGTGGAGCGGCTGAACCGGTTTGCCGAGGCGCTGAGCGAGCACATGCGGGCGGTGGTGCGGGAGCTCGAAGGCGGCGCTTGA
- the gap gene encoding type I glyceraldehyde-3-phosphate dehydrogenase produces MTIRLGINGFGRIGRCTLAHIAEAGLNEVEVVKINATGPIETNAHLLKYDSVHGRFGGTVRIEGNTMDIGHGPMQVMSTYDPNELDWEGVDVVLECTGKFNDGHTSAIHLDRGAKKVLISAPAKNVDRTVVYGVNHRDLRAEERMVSNGSCTTNCLAPLAKVLNDAIGIERGIMTTIHSYTGDQPTLDRRHKDLYRARAAAMAMIPTSTGAAKAIGEVLPELRGKLDGTAMRVPTPNVSAVDLTFEAGRDVTVDDVNEVVREAAAGHMGAVLGYDPEPKVSIDFNHTTQSSIFAPDQTKVIGRTVRVLAWYDNEWGFSARMADVAAAMGRLI; encoded by the coding sequence ATGACGATCAGACTTGGTATCAACGGGTTCGGCCGCATCGGCCGCTGCACGCTCGCCCATATCGCCGAGGCCGGCCTCAACGAGGTCGAGGTGGTGAAGATCAACGCCACCGGCCCGATCGAGACCAATGCGCATCTCCTGAAATACGACAGCGTCCACGGCCGCTTCGGCGGCACCGTCCGCATCGAGGGCAACACGATGGACATCGGCCACGGGCCGATGCAGGTCATGTCGACCTACGATCCGAACGAGCTCGACTGGGAAGGCGTCGACGTGGTGCTCGAATGCACCGGCAAGTTCAACGACGGCCACACATCCGCCATCCATCTCGACCGCGGCGCCAAGAAGGTGCTGATCTCCGCCCCGGCGAAGAACGTGGACCGCACCGTGGTCTATGGCGTGAACCATCGCGACCTGCGCGCGGAGGAGCGCATGGTGTCGAACGGCTCCTGCACCACGAACTGCCTCGCGCCGCTCGCCAAGGTGCTCAACGACGCCATCGGGATCGAGCGCGGCATCATGACGACGATCCATTCCTACACCGGCGACCAGCCGACGCTCGACCGCCGGCACAAGGATCTCTACCGCGCCCGCGCCGCCGCGATGGCGATGATCCCGACCTCCACCGGCGCCGCGAAGGCGATCGGCGAGGTGTTGCCGGAACTCAGGGGCAAGCTCGACGGTACGGCGATGCGCGTGCCCACGCCGAACGTCTCCGCCGTGGATCTCACCTTCGAGGCGGGCCGCGACGTGACGGTGGACGACGTGAACGAGGTCGTGCGCGAAGCCGCCGCCGGCCATATGGGGGCGGTGCTGGGCTACGACCCGGAGCCGAAGGTCTCCATCGACTTCAACCATACGACCCAGAGCTCGATCTTCGCGCCCGACCAGACCAAGGTGATCGGCCGCACGGTGCGCGTGCTGGCGTGGTATGACAACGAATGGGGCTTTTCCGCGCGGATGGCCGATGTCGCCGCGGCGATGGGTCGGCTGATCTAG
- the coaD gene encoding pantetheine-phosphate adenylyltransferase, protein MRIGLYPGTFDPVTHGHGDIIRRACALVDRLVIGVAINRDKGPLFSLDERVDMLQAVTRGMARETGCDIVVHPFENLLIQCARDVNASILIRGLRAVADFEYEYQMVGMNRALDSSVETVFLMADARHQAIASKLVKEIARLEGDISKFVDPLVATRLLAKFDR, encoded by the coding sequence ATGCGCATCGGTCTTTACCCCGGCACATTCGACCCGGTGACCCACGGTCACGGCGACATCATCCGGCGCGCATGCGCGCTGGTGGACCGGCTGGTGATCGGCGTGGCGATCAACCGCGACAAGGGACCGCTGTTCTCGCTCGACGAGCGGGTGGACATGCTCCAGGCGGTGACGCGGGGCATGGCGCGGGAGACGGGATGCGACATCGTGGTGCACCCGTTCGAGAACCTGCTGATCCAGTGCGCGCGCGACGTGAATGCCTCGATCCTGATCCGCGGGCTGCGCGCGGTGGCGGATTTCGAATACGAATATCAGATGGTCGGCATGAACCGCGCCCTCGACAGCTCGGTCGAGACGGTCTTTCTCATGGCCGACGCGCGCCACCAGGCGATCGCCTCCAAGCTCGTGAAGGAGATCGCACGGCTCGAGGGCGACATCTCGAAATTCGTCGACCCGCTGGTGGCGACGCGGCTTCTGGCGAAATTCGACCGCTGA
- the grxD gene encoding Grx4 family monothiol glutaredoxin yields the protein MTAQETIQKTVDENDVVLFMKGTKLMPQCGFSSRVAGVLNFMGVDYLDVNVLADEAIRQGIKDFSDWPTIPQLYVKGEFVGGCDIITEMTLSGELDQVFADKGVAFDREKAEQIRAANA from the coding sequence ATGACCGCCCAGGAGACCATCCAGAAAACCGTCGACGAGAACGATGTCGTTCTCTTCATGAAGGGCACGAAGCTCATGCCGCAATGCGGGTTTTCCTCCCGCGTCGCGGGCGTGCTGAATTTCATGGGCGTCGACTATCTCGACGTCAACGTCCTTGCCGACGAGGCCATCCGCCAGGGGATCAAGGACTTCTCCGACTGGCCGACCATCCCGCAGCTCTATGTCAAGGGCGAGTTCGTCGGCGGCTGCGACATCATCACGGAGATGACCCTGTCGGGCGAGCTCGACCAGGTCTTCGCCGACAAGGGCGTCGCCTTCGACCGCGAGAAGGCGGAACAGATCCGCGCCGCCAACGCCTGA
- the tkt gene encoding transketolase: MDIAKLREAHPDHWLKAAAIRTLTLDAVAAAKSGHSGMPMGMADVATVLFGRHLRFDASAPHWPDRDRFILSNGHGSMLIYSLLYLTGYKEVTIEEIRNFRQSGSKTAGHPENFLLDAVETTTGPLGQGIANSVGFAMAEESLRARFGAKLMDHHTYVFAGDGCLMEGVSQEAIALAGRQKLGKLIVFWDNNSITIDGPLDLADRTDQVARFKAAGWHVQSVDGHDPEAIDAAIEAAKASKKPSMIDCKTHIALGHKAQDTSKGHGALTDADQLRAAKEAYGVSWGPFEVAEEVKKQWEEIGARGREDRVTWEARFEEQSERRQAEFNRVFAGEAPKKLSATIKAFKKQISEERPKLATRASSQKVLEVVNPIMPETLGGSADLTGSNNTLTEGLGVFDETNRKGRYVYYGIREHGMAAAMNGLALHGGVRPYGGTFFCFTDYARPAMRLSALMQVPVTYVMTHDSIGLGEDGPTHQPVEHLAICRATPNTLTIRPCDTVETAEAWEIALTSQKTPTVLVLTRQNLPTLRTEHKSNNLVAKGAYVLAEAEGKREAILIATGSEVEIAMAARETLQAEGIGTRVVSMPSMELFAEQDEAYRRKVLPAGPVRVGIEAAMRAGGWDRWLLGERGRESRQAFVGMTRFGASAPAEELYEKFGITAGNVVAQVRALLG, from the coding sequence GTGGATATCGCAAAGCTGCGCGAGGCGCACCCCGACCACTGGCTGAAAGCCGCCGCCATCCGCACCCTGACGCTCGACGCCGTCGCCGCGGCGAAGTCCGGGCATTCGGGGATGCCGATGGGCATGGCCGACGTGGCCACCGTGCTCTTCGGCAGGCATCTCAGGTTCGACGCCTCCGCGCCGCACTGGCCCGACCGCGACCGCTTCATCCTGTCGAACGGCCACGGCTCGATGCTGATCTATTCGCTGCTCTACCTCACCGGCTACAAGGAAGTGACGATCGAGGAGATCCGCAACTTCCGCCAGTCCGGCTCGAAGACCGCGGGCCACCCGGAGAACTTCCTGCTCGACGCCGTCGAGACCACGACCGGCCCGCTCGGCCAGGGCATCGCCAATTCCGTCGGTTTCGCGATGGCCGAGGAATCCCTGCGCGCGCGCTTCGGCGCGAAGCTCATGGATCACCACACCTATGTCTTCGCCGGCGACGGCTGCCTGATGGAGGGCGTCTCCCAGGAGGCGATCGCGCTGGCCGGCCGCCAGAAGCTCGGCAAGCTCATCGTCTTCTGGGACAACAACAGCATCACCATCGACGGCCCGCTCGACCTTGCCGACCGCACCGACCAGGTCGCCCGCTTCAAGGCGGCGGGCTGGCATGTCCAGTCCGTCGACGGCCACGACCCGGAGGCGATCGACGCCGCCATCGAGGCCGCGAAGGCGTCGAAAAAGCCGTCGATGATCGACTGCAAGACCCATATCGCGCTCGGCCACAAGGCCCAGGACACCTCCAAGGGCCACGGCGCGCTCACCGACGCCGACCAGCTCCGCGCCGCGAAGGAAGCCTATGGCGTGAGCTGGGGCCCGTTCGAGGTCGCCGAGGAAGTGAAGAAACAGTGGGAGGAGATCGGCGCGCGCGGCCGCGAGGACCGCGTCACCTGGGAAGCCCGCTTCGAGGAGCAGTCCGAGCGTCGCCAGGCGGAGTTCAACCGCGTCTTCGCGGGCGAGGCGCCGAAGAAGCTCTCCGCCACGATCAAGGCGTTCAAGAAGCAGATTTCCGAGGAGCGGCCGAAGCTCGCGACCCGCGCCTCCTCGCAGAAGGTGCTCGAGGTGGTGAACCCGATCATGCCCGAGACCCTCGGCGGCTCGGCGGATCTCACCGGCTCGAACAACACGCTGACCGAGGGGCTCGGCGTCTTCGACGAGACCAACCGCAAGGGCCGCTACGTCTATTACGGCATCCGCGAACATGGCATGGCGGCGGCGATGAACGGGCTCGCGCTGCACGGCGGCGTGCGCCCCTATGGCGGCACCTTCTTCTGCTTCACCGATTACGCGCGTCCGGCGATGCGCCTGTCGGCGCTGATGCAGGTGCCGGTGACCTATGTCATGACCCATGATTCCATCGGTCTCGGCGAGGACGGCCCGACCCACCAGCCGGTCGAGCATCTCGCGATCTGCCGCGCCACGCCCAACACGCTGACGATCCGCCCCTGCGACACGGTGGAGACCGCCGAGGCCTGGGAAATCGCCCTCACCTCGCAAAAGACGCCGACGGTGCTCGTGCTGACGCGCCAGAACCTGCCGACGCTGCGCACCGAGCACAAGTCCAACAACCTCGTAGCGAAGGGCGCCTATGTGCTCGCCGAGGCCGAGGGCAAGCGGGAGGCGATCCTGATCGCCACCGGCTCCGAGGTCGAGATCGCCATGGCGGCGCGCGAAACGCTCCAGGCGGAAGGCATCGGCACCCGCGTCGTCTCCATGCCCTCCATGGAGCTGTTTGCCGAGCAGGACGAGGCCTACCGCCGCAAGGTGCTGCCCGCGGGCCCGGTGCGGGTCGGCATCGAGGCCGCGATGCGCGCCGGCGGCTGGGACCGCTGGCTGCTGGGCGAGCGCGGTCGCGAGAGCCGGCAGGCCTTCGTCGGCATGACCCGCTTCGGCGCCTCCGCCCCGGCCGAGGAGCTTTACGAGAAGTTCGGCATCACCGCCGGAAACGTCGTGGCGCAGGTCAGGGCGCTGCTGGGCTGA
- a CDS encoding MliC family protein — MAPDRSRPLALALLLVPLAATAQDVPETVPAPEVVTYTCERGVEIDVVYAGQDYAVVQAEGRLLSLGRAVSASGARYLGATGKVSAYEWWEKGGEAMLNYFDAEVGESVTLYAFCKAG, encoded by the coding sequence ATGGCACCTGACCGCAGCCGTCCCCTGGCGCTGGCGCTCCTTCTCGTGCCGCTCGCCGCCACGGCGCAGGACGTCCCGGAGACGGTGCCCGCGCCCGAGGTCGTCACCTATACCTGCGAGCGCGGCGTGGAGATCGACGTGGTCTATGCCGGGCAGGATTACGCGGTGGTGCAGGCCGAGGGGCGGCTCTTGTCGCTGGGCCGCGCGGTCTCCGCCTCCGGCGCGCGCTACCTCGGGGCCACCGGCAAGGTGTCGGCCTATGAATGGTGGGAAAAGGGCGGCGAGGCCATGCTCAACTATTTCGACGCCGAGGTGGGAGAGAGCGTGACGCTCTACGCCTTCTGCAAGGCGGGCTGA
- a CDS encoding MarC family protein: protein MPSMTTILSEFITLWVVIDPIGTLPVFIGATAPLSPKLTRMVAARAVLIAFVILLMFIAFGQTVLEALGLGLPSFQIAGGLVLFLFALTMIFGDGKPSHEAAQVAHPQKDQRLQARRVSVFPLAMPSIASPGAMLAVVMLTDNDRFSYAHQAMTAAIMTVILLITLLLLLAAEPILRLLRETGAAIVSRVMGMVLAAVAVDAVLKGFVAIGVLPDF, encoded by the coding sequence ATGCCGAGCATGACGACGATTCTGAGCGAGTTCATCACCCTGTGGGTGGTCATAGATCCGATCGGCACGCTGCCGGTCTTCATCGGCGCCACCGCGCCGCTGTCGCCGAAGCTCACGCGCATGGTCGCCGCCCGTGCGGTGCTCATCGCCTTCGTCATCCTGCTGATGTTCATCGCCTTCGGCCAGACCGTGCTCGAGGCGCTCGGCCTCGGCCTCCCGTCCTTCCAGATCGCGGGCGGGCTGGTGCTCTTCCTCTTCGCGCTGACGATGATCTTCGGCGACGGCAAGCCTTCCCACGAGGCGGCGCAGGTCGCCCATCCCCAGAAGGACCAGCGGCTCCAGGCCAGGCGCGTCTCCGTCTTTCCGCTCGCCATGCCCTCCATCGCCTCCCCCGGCGCGATGCTCGCCGTGGTGATGCTCACGGACAACGACCGCTTTTCCTATGCGCATCAGGCGATGACCGCGGCGATCATGACGGTGATCCTGCTCATCACCCTGCTGCTGCTGCTCGCCGCCGAGCCGATCCTGCGCCTGCTGCGCGAGACCGGCGCGGCCATCGTCAGCCGGGTCATGGGCATGGTGCTTGCCGCCGTCGCGGTCGATGCGGTGCTCAAGGGGTTCGTCGCCATCGGCGTACTGCCGGATTTCTGA
- a CDS encoding cell division protein ZapA, translated as MPEVRISIGGKEFDVACQDGEEHFLKAAAALLDNEATVLASQIGRLPPERMLLMAGLMLADKTAGMEEQMRGLEDKLGAQEALIEEMRARPAPEPEKIEVPVVPAEVTDTLAEMAARAEAMADALEERLGMVNGT; from the coding sequence ATGCCTGAAGTGAGAATCTCCATCGGCGGCAAGGAATTCGACGTCGCCTGCCAGGACGGGGAGGAGCATTTCCTCAAGGCCGCCGCGGCCCTGCTCGACAACGAGGCGACGGTGCTCGCAAGCCAGATCGGCCGCCTGCCGCCGGAGCGGATGCTGCTGATGGCGGGGCTCATGCTCGCGGACAAGACCGCGGGGATGGAAGAACAGATGCGCGGGCTCGAGGACAAGCTCGGCGCGCAGGAGGCGCTGATCGAGGAGATGCGCGCCCGCCCCGCGCCCGAGCCCGAGAAGATCGAGGTGCCGGTCGTGCCCGCGGAAGTGACGGACACGCTCGCGGAAATGGCCGCGCGGGCGGAGGCGATGGCGGATGCGCTCGAGGAGCGGCTGGGGATGGTCAATGGCACCTGA